In Pseudomonas fluorescens, the following are encoded in one genomic region:
- a CDS encoding pirin family protein → MNTPLVIRPRTEDVEGQPILRPLPSAKCRSVGPFVFFDHMLETRYPPGKGMNIRQHPHIGLSTLTYLFQGQIQHKDSLGSDQVVGTGDASWMTAGSAIAHVERTPEALRESGFTMHGLQIWLASPKDKEQGPGHYSHHPASTLPVSENLGVKIRMIAGSGFCLESPVPVLSPTLYAELHLQTATTLLIPTEYEERALYVLSGEVQLDGEPIEPYSLVVLPAGEEMTLFAESDSHAVLFGGAPLDGPRRINWNFVASDPAAIDEARRRWAAGDWPTVPGEVERIELP, encoded by the coding sequence ATGAACACTCCGCTCGTGATCCGCCCCCGCACCGAAGATGTCGAAGGCCAGCCGATTCTCCGCCCGCTGCCATCCGCCAAGTGCCGCAGCGTCGGGCCATTCGTGTTTTTCGACCACATGCTGGAGACCCGTTATCCACCGGGCAAAGGCATGAACATCCGCCAACATCCGCACATTGGCCTGTCCACCCTCACCTACTTGTTCCAGGGGCAGATCCAGCACAAGGACAGCCTCGGTTCCGATCAAGTGGTCGGGACTGGCGACGCCAGCTGGATGACGGCCGGCAGTGCCATTGCCCACGTCGAACGCACGCCAGAGGCCCTGAGAGAAAGCGGCTTCACCATGCACGGCTTGCAGATCTGGTTGGCCTCACCCAAGGATAAAGAACAAGGTCCAGGGCATTACAGCCACCATCCGGCGTCCACATTGCCGGTCAGCGAAAACCTGGGGGTGAAGATTCGCATGATTGCCGGGTCTGGCTTTTGCCTGGAATCACCCGTGCCGGTGCTTTCTCCTACGCTGTACGCGGAACTGCACCTGCAAACGGCGACGACATTGCTCATCCCCACCGAGTATGAAGAACGTGCGCTGTATGTGTTGAGCGGCGAAGTGCAACTGGATGGCGAGCCGATAGAGCCGTACTCGCTGGTGGTACTGCCTGCCGGGGAAGAGATGACCCTGTTTGCTGAAAGCGACAGTCACGCCGTGTTGTTCGGCGGTGCTCCGCTGGACGGGCCACGGCGAATCAACTGGAACTTTGTCGCGAGCGATCCGGCGGCGATTGATGAAGCGCGGCGGCGCTGGGCGGCCGGGGACTGGCCGACGGTGCCGGGGGAAGTTGAGAGGATCGAATTGCCTTGA
- a CDS encoding OsmC family protein produces the protein MTVTVNTVSAEGYRHSVQIDDHELFADVPVTAGGEGSAPEPHDYFDAALGACKALTLKLYARKKDIPLTGVGVEVKRDNSLEQKGQYALHVKLTLKGVLTDAQRDELHRVADRCPIHKLMTTSEVSIETHLSEGAFCQ, from the coding sequence ATGACCGTTACCGTCAACACCGTTTCAGCTGAAGGTTATCGCCACAGCGTACAAATCGATGACCATGAACTCTTCGCCGACGTGCCCGTCACGGCGGGTGGAGAAGGTTCGGCGCCAGAGCCGCACGATTATTTCGATGCCGCGCTGGGTGCCTGCAAAGCCCTGACCCTGAAGCTGTATGCCAGGAAGAAGGACATCCCGCTGACCGGTGTCGGCGTCGAGGTCAAGCGCGACAACAGCCTGGAACAGAAAGGCCAGTACGCGCTGCACGTCAAACTGACCCTCAAGGGCGTACTCACCGACGCCCAGCGCGATGAACTGCACCGCGTGGCCGATCGCTGCCCGATCCACAAGCTGATGACCACCTCTGAAGTCAGCATCGAAACGCATTTGTCCGAAGGCGCGTTCTGCCAATAG
- a CDS encoding DUF3108 domain-containing protein: MRRALLFACALLALPLAQATDLQPFSASYTADWKQLPMSGTAERSLEKTSDGKWKLSFKASMMIASLSEESTLTVDKDTLLPESYHFERGGLGKAKKADLDFDWNTKMITGTDRGDAVKLPLNRGMVDKSTYQLALQHDVAAGKKTMSYQVVDGGEVDTYDFRVLGSEKVDTKAGQIEAIKVERVRDPTQSKRITVMWFAKDWDYLLVRLQQVETDGKEYNIMLLNGTVNGKEVKGS, from the coding sequence ATGCGTCGCGCCCTGCTCTTCGCTTGCGCTCTGCTCGCCTTGCCCCTCGCCCAGGCGACAGACCTTCAACCTTTCTCCGCCAGCTACACCGCCGATTGGAAACAGCTGCCCATGAGTGGCACTGCCGAGCGCAGCCTCGAAAAAACCAGCGACGGCAAATGGAAACTGAGTTTCAAGGCATCGATGATGATCGCCAGCCTGTCCGAGGAAAGCACCCTGACGGTGGACAAGGACACGCTTCTTCCAGAGTCCTATCACTTTGAACGTGGTGGTTTGGGCAAGGCCAAGAAAGCGGATCTGGATTTCGACTGGAACACCAAGATGATCACCGGCACCGATCGCGGTGACGCCGTCAAGCTCCCCCTCAACCGCGGCATGGTCGACAAATCCACCTATCAGTTGGCGCTGCAACACGATGTCGCCGCTGGCAAAAAGACCATGAGCTATCAAGTGGTCGATGGCGGTGAAGTCGACACCTACGACTTCCGCGTGCTGGGCTCGGAAAAAGTCGACACCAAGGCCGGTCAGATCGAAGCGATCAAGGTTGAGCGCGTGCGCGACCCGACGCAAAGCAAACGCATCACCGTGATGTGGTTCGCCAAGGACTGGGATTACCTGCTGGTCCGCCTGCAACAAGTCGAAACTGACGGCAAGGAGTACAACATCATGCTCCTGAACGGCACGGTCAACGGCAAGGAAGTCAAAGGCAGCTGA
- the purN gene encoding phosphoribosylglycinamide formyltransferase: protein MSQTCDVVVLLSGTGSNLQALIDSTRTGDSPARIAAVISNRADAYGLQRARDAGIDTRSLDHKAFEGREAFDAALIELIDAFNPKLVVLAGFMRILSAGFVRHYQGRLLNIHPSLLPKYKGLHTHERALEAGDTEHGCSVHFVTEELDGGPLVVQAVIPVELQDSPQSLAQRIHVQEHLIYPMAVRWFAEGRLALGEQGALLDGQLLAASGHLIRN from the coding sequence ATGTCTCAGACCTGTGATGTGGTGGTGCTGTTGTCCGGCACCGGCAGTAACTTGCAGGCCCTGATCGACAGCACGCGGACCGGCGACAGCCCGGCCCGCATCGCTGCGGTGATCTCCAACCGCGCCGACGCCTACGGCCTGCAACGCGCCAGGGACGCGGGTATCGACACCCGCTCCCTGGATCACAAGGCTTTCGAAGGTCGCGAGGCCTTCGACGCCGCGCTGATCGAACTGATCGACGCCTTCAATCCCAAACTCGTGGTACTGGCCGGATTCATGCGCATTCTCAGCGCTGGTTTCGTACGCCACTATCAGGGTCGCCTGCTCAATATCCACCCCTCGCTGCTACCCAAATACAAAGGGTTACACACTCATGAGCGCGCGCTGGAGGCGGGCGACACCGAGCACGGCTGCTCCGTGCACTTCGTCACCGAGGAACTCGATGGCGGACCACTGGTCGTACAGGCTGTAATACCGGTAGAGTTACAGGATTCGCCGCAGAGTCTGGCGCAACGGATCCATGTTCAGGAACACCTGATCTACCCGATGGCCGTACGTTGGTTTGCCGAAGGTCGTCTGGCCCTCGGCGAGCAAGGTGCTTTACTGGATGGACAGTTACTCGCGGCCAGCGGCCACTTGATTCGAAACTAG
- the purM gene encoding phosphoribosylformylglycinamidine cyclo-ligase → MSKQPSLSYKDAGVDIDAGEALVERIKSVAKRTARPEVMGGLGGFGALCEIPAGYKQPVLVSGTDGVGTKLRLALNLNKHDSIGIDLVAMCVNDLVVCGAEPLFFLDYYATGKLNVDTAAQVVTGIGAGCELSGCSLVGGETAEMPGMYEGEDYDLAGFCVGVVEKSEIIDGSKVAAGDALLALPSSGPHSNGYSLIRKIIEVSGADIENTQLDGKPLTDLLMAPTRIYVKPLLKLIKETGAVKAMAHITGGGLLDNIPRVLPKGAQAVVDVASWTRPAVFDWLQEKGNVDENEMHRVLNCGVGMVICVAQEHVEAALNVLREAGEQPWVIGQISTAAEGAAQVELKNLKAH, encoded by the coding sequence ATGAGCAAGCAACCCTCCCTGAGCTACAAGGACGCCGGTGTAGACATCGACGCCGGTGAAGCATTGGTCGAACGCATCAAGAGCGTCGCCAAGCGCACTGCGCGCCCGGAAGTCATGGGCGGCCTGGGCGGTTTCGGCGCCCTCTGCGAAATCCCGGCCGGCTACAAGCAGCCTGTGCTGGTTTCCGGTACTGACGGCGTCGGCACCAAGCTGCGCCTGGCACTGAACCTGAACAAGCACGACAGCATCGGCATCGACCTGGTTGCCATGTGCGTCAACGACCTGGTGGTGTGCGGCGCCGAGCCGCTGTTCTTCCTCGACTACTACGCCACCGGCAAACTGAACGTCGACACCGCTGCCCAGGTTGTGACCGGCATCGGCGCTGGCTGCGAACTGTCGGGCTGCTCGCTGGTTGGCGGCGAAACCGCTGAAATGCCGGGCATGTACGAAGGCGAAGACTACGACCTGGCCGGTTTCTGCGTCGGCGTCGTGGAAAAATCCGAAATCATCGACGGTTCCAAGGTTGCTGCAGGTGATGCCCTGCTCGCCCTGCCGTCTTCCGGCCCGCACTCCAACGGCTACTCGCTGATCCGCAAGATCATCGAAGTGTCCGGCGCCGACATCGAAAACACCCAGCTCGACGGCAAGCCGCTGACCGACCTGCTGATGGCCCCGACCCGCATCTACGTGAAGCCGCTGCTCAAGCTGATCAAGGAAACCGGCGCGGTCAAAGCCATGGCCCACATCACCGGTGGCGGCCTGCTGGACAACATCCCGCGCGTTCTGCCAAAAGGTGCACAAGCCGTGGTTGACGTAGCGAGCTGGACCCGCCCGGCGGTGTTCGACTGGCTGCAAGAGAAAGGCAACGTCGACGAGAACGAAATGCACCGCGTGCTGAACTGCGGCGTGGGCATGGTCATCTGCGTGGCTCAGGAGCACGTTGAAGCCGCCCTGAACGTTCTGCGCGAAGCGGGCGAGCAGCCTTGGGTCATCGGCCAGATCTCCACCGCTGCCGAAGGCGCGGCCCAGGTTGAACTGAAGAACCTCAAGGCTCATTGA
- a CDS encoding DUF2066 domain-containing protein — translation MRFCKFLLVSCLSVVSLVSQAETVKGLYLVREPVNGQSPGERDQATQRALDTLVLRLTGDPKAAQSPGLAAIRKDPQQIISQYGFEAGPPEVLKVDFDPGTTEQALRRAGLAMWGANRPSILGWWLNDSTEGSSLVGDGQASAAPLRRAAQHRGLPLRLPLADLNEQIVATAPNLEGADPAPLHEASERYNADALLAVHAKEEGGQWQAKWQLWLGDKKEAGSVQGADQAAVADAVMLAVNERLAPRFVAKPGASSEQLLEVQGMNLEHYASLGRLLEPFGGRVQSVEGDRILYRVNGSVDQLRAQLSLARLQEAPAGQAPAPVVPVQPAIGGSVPAAAPAPIPQLRYRW, via the coding sequence ATGCGTTTTTGTAAATTCTTGCTTGTGAGTTGTTTGTCAGTGGTCAGCCTGGTCAGTCAAGCCGAAACCGTCAAAGGCCTTTACCTGGTGCGCGAGCCGGTGAATGGCCAGTCGCCCGGGGAGCGCGACCAGGCGACTCAGCGTGCGTTGGACACATTGGTGTTGCGCCTGACCGGCGACCCCAAGGCTGCTCAAAGTCCGGGGTTGGCAGCGATTCGCAAAGACCCGCAACAGATCATCAGCCAATACGGCTTTGAGGCCGGGCCGCCGGAAGTCCTGAAGGTCGATTTCGACCCGGGCACCACTGAGCAGGCCTTGCGCCGCGCCGGCCTGGCCATGTGGGGGGCCAATCGGCCGTCGATCCTCGGCTGGTGGTTGAATGATTCCACCGAGGGTTCAAGCCTGGTGGGCGACGGCCAGGCCAGCGCGGCGCCGCTGCGTCGGGCTGCCCAGCACCGGGGCTTGCCATTGCGCTTGCCGTTGGCGGATTTGAATGAGCAGATCGTCGCGACCGCGCCGAATCTGGAGGGCGCAGATCCCGCGCCATTGCATGAGGCATCGGAACGCTACAACGCCGACGCCCTGCTCGCGGTACACGCCAAGGAAGAGGGCGGACAGTGGCAAGCCAAGTGGCAATTGTGGCTGGGGGATAAAAAAGAGGCCGGCAGTGTGCAGGGCGCCGATCAGGCCGCCGTGGCCGATGCGGTGATGCTGGCGGTCAACGAGCGCCTGGCGCCACGGTTTGTCGCCAAACCCGGTGCTTCGAGCGAGCAACTGCTGGAAGTGCAAGGCATGAATCTGGAGCACTACGCGTCGCTCGGGCGTCTGCTGGAACCATTTGGCGGACGCGTGCAAAGTGTCGAAGGCGACCGGATTCTCTATCGGGTCAACGGCAGCGTCGATCAGTTGCGTGCACAACTGTCGCTGGCGAGGCTCCAGGAAGCACCGGCGGGTCAAGCCCCGGCCCCGGTAGTGCCTGTTCAGCCTGCCATCGGCGGTTCGGTGCCTGCCGCAGCGCCGGCCCCAATCCCGCAACTGCGTTATCGCTGGTAG
- a CDS encoding AI-2E family transporter, which yields MADTRRWFWLGGVVLLCAFVWLLHSILTPFLVALLLAYLFDPLVDRLEKAGLSRTWGVVAVFTLFTLIFTALLLVLVPLLARQLFRLYELAPQMLDWLQHTALPWAQSKFGLSDGFWKFDKLKAAISEHMSQTTDVVGVVLSHATASGLALIGWLANLVLIPVVSFYLLRDWDLMMAKVRSMLPRDREARAVSLAGECHEVLGAFVRGQLLVMVALGVIYAAGLMLVGLELGLLIGLIAGLAAIVPYMGFIIGIGAALLAGLFQFGGDLYPMLGIVVVFMVGQALEGMVLTPLLVGDRIGLHPVAVIFSILAGGELFGFTGVLLALPVAAVIMVLVRHVHDLYKDSEIYGGVDEPQV from the coding sequence ATGGCCGATACGCGGCGTTGGTTCTGGCTCGGTGGGGTGGTCCTGCTGTGTGCGTTTGTCTGGTTGTTGCATTCGATCCTGACGCCGTTCCTGGTGGCGCTGCTGTTGGCCTACCTGTTCGACCCGCTGGTGGATCGGCTGGAGAAAGCGGGGCTGTCTCGAACCTGGGGCGTCGTGGCGGTGTTCACCCTGTTTACATTGATCTTCACCGCGCTGCTGTTGGTCTTGGTGCCGTTGCTCGCCAGGCAGTTGTTTCGTTTGTATGAACTGGCCCCGCAGATGCTCGACTGGCTACAGCACACGGCGTTGCCCTGGGCGCAATCGAAGTTCGGCCTGTCGGACGGTTTCTGGAAGTTCGACAAGCTCAAGGCCGCCATCAGCGAGCATATGAGTCAGACCACTGATGTTGTCGGCGTGGTGCTGAGTCATGCCACGGCCTCGGGGCTGGCGCTGATCGGCTGGCTGGCGAACCTGGTGCTGATTCCGGTGGTGAGCTTCTACCTGTTGCGGGATTGGGACCTGATGATGGCCAAGGTCCGCAGCATGCTGCCCCGTGATCGTGAAGCGCGCGCGGTATCTTTGGCGGGTGAATGCCATGAAGTACTCGGAGCGTTCGTTCGCGGACAGTTGCTGGTAATGGTGGCCTTGGGTGTGATCTACGCGGCAGGCCTGATGCTGGTCGGGTTGGAATTGGGCTTGCTGATTGGCCTGATTGCCGGCCTGGCGGCGATTGTGCCGTACATGGGGTTTATCATCGGCATTGGTGCGGCGCTGCTTGCGGGGTTGTTTCAGTTCGGTGGTGATCTTTACCCGATGCTCGGCATTGTCGTGGTGTTCATGGTCGGCCAGGCGCTGGAGGGGATGGTGCTGACCCCCTTGCTGGTCGGTGACCGGATTGGCCTGCACCCGGTGGCGGTGATTTTCTCGATCCTGGCCGGTGGTGAGCTGTTTGGCTTTACCGGTGTACTACTGGCATTGCCGGTCGCCGCGGTGATTATGGTGCTGGTGCGGCATGTGCATGATTTGTATAAGGATTCGGAAATCTACGGAGGAGTCGACGAGCCGCAGGTGTAA
- the hda gene encoding DnaA regulatory inactivator Hda, producing the protein MKPIQLPLGVRLRDDATFINYYPGANAAALGYVERLCEADAGWTESLIYLWGKDGVGRTHLLQAACLRFEQLGEPAVYLPLAELLDRGIEILDNLEQYELVCLDDLQVVAGRADWEEALFHLFNRLRDSGRRLLIAASTSPRELPVKLADLKSRLTLALIFQMRPLSDEDKLRALQLRASRRGLHLTDEVGHFILTRGTRSMSALFELLERLDQASLQAQRKLTIPFLKETLGW; encoded by the coding sequence ATGAAACCGATTCAGCTGCCCCTAGGTGTGCGTCTGCGTGACGACGCCACCTTTATCAACTACTACCCAGGCGCCAATGCCGCTGCACTCGGCTATGTCGAGCGGCTGTGCGAAGCCGACGCCGGCTGGACCGAAAGCCTGATCTACCTTTGGGGCAAGGACGGGGTAGGGCGTACGCACCTGTTGCAGGCCGCCTGCCTGCGCTTCGAGCAATTGGGTGAGCCGGCGGTGTATCTGCCGCTGGCCGAGCTGCTCGATCGTGGTATCGAAATCCTCGACAACCTCGAACAGTACGAACTGGTCTGCCTGGATGATTTGCAAGTGGTTGCCGGGCGAGCGGATTGGGAAGAGGCGCTGTTCCATCTGTTCAATCGCTTGCGCGACAGCGGCCGGCGCTTGCTGATTGCCGCGTCGACATCCCCTCGGGAGTTGCCGGTGAAGCTGGCGGATCTCAAATCCCGCCTGACCCTGGCCTTGATCTTCCAGATGCGCCCGCTGTCCGATGAGGACAAATTGCGTGCCTTGCAATTGCGCGCATCCCGTCGCGGCCTGCATCTGACCGATGAAGTCGGGCATTTCATTCTGACTCGCGGTACCCGCAGCATGAGTGCGCTGTTCGAGTTGCTCGAGCGTCTCGATCAGGCCTCCCTCCAGGCTCAGCGCAAGCTGACAATCCCGTTTTTGAAAGAAACCCTCGGCTGGTAA
- a CDS encoding NlpC/P60 family protein, producing the protein MLNRFAPLVPLALVTLLFGCAAHTPVAQQAPQQQVQNSVTAQSSALFQEELATEKELADFAGGKSYQLPVLADSILERGMSLIGTRYRFGGTSEAGFDCSGFIGYLFREEAGMNLPRSTREMINVDAPLVSRSKLEPGDLLFFATNGRRGRVSHAGIYLGDNQFIHSSSRRSGGVRIDSLGDSYWSKTFIEAKRALAMAPNASPIVTARK; encoded by the coding sequence ATGCTAAATCGCTTCGCACCCCTCGTGCCTCTCGCACTCGTCACCCTGTTGTTCGGTTGCGCCGCCCACACTCCGGTGGCTCAGCAAGCTCCGCAACAACAGGTTCAAAACTCCGTTACTGCCCAGTCTTCCGCTCTCTTTCAGGAAGAACTGGCTACCGAAAAAGAACTCGCAGACTTCGCTGGCGGCAAGTCCTACCAGCTTCCGGTCCTGGCCGACAGCATCCTCGAACGTGGCATGTCCCTGATCGGTACCCGTTACCGTTTCGGCGGTACTTCTGAAGCCGGCTTCGATTGCAGTGGTTTCATCGGTTACCTGTTCCGCGAAGAAGCGGGCATGAACCTGCCTCGCTCCACCCGCGAAATGATCAACGTGGACGCTCCGCTGGTCTCGCGCAGCAAGCTTGAGCCGGGTGACCTGCTGTTCTTCGCGACCAACGGTCGTCGCGGTCGCGTCAGTCATGCCGGGATCTACCTGGGTGACAACCAGTTCATCCACTCCAGCAGCCGCCGCAGCGGTGGCGTACGGATCGATAGCCTGGGTGACAGCTACTGGAGCAAGACCTTCATCGAAGCCAAGCGCGCCCTGGCGATGGCACCGAATGCGTCGCCAATTGTCACTGCACGTAAATAA
- a CDS encoding C40 family peptidase, with the protein MTTSARLAIMFFAALLSACASRTPPPAPVVRAPIVFGSSQAFSPEAEDVLFRALGLVGTPYRWGGNTPDSGFDCSGLIAYVYRDVTGIALPRTTREMISMQAANVGKEGLQTGDLIFFATNGGSQVSHAGIYVGEGRFVHAPATGGTVKLDSLSKAYWQKAYLSAKRVLQPEHLARNP; encoded by the coding sequence ATGACGACGTCGGCCCGCCTCGCAATCATGTTCTTCGCAGCGCTGCTCAGTGCCTGCGCCAGCCGCACACCGCCTCCTGCGCCGGTGGTTCGCGCTCCCATCGTATTTGGCTCCTCACAAGCTTTTTCACCCGAAGCGGAAGACGTGCTGTTTCGCGCGCTCGGTCTGGTGGGCACGCCTTATCGCTGGGGTGGTAACACGCCGGATTCCGGGTTTGATTGCAGTGGCCTGATCGCCTACGTGTACCGCGATGTCACCGGCATTGCCTTGCCGCGCACCACGCGCGAGATGATCTCCATGCAAGCGGCGAATGTGGGCAAGGAAGGCCTGCAAACCGGTGACCTGATTTTCTTCGCCACCAATGGCGGTTCCCAGGTCAGTCATGCCGGCATCTATGTGGGAGAAGGGCGCTTCGTCCACGCGCCGGCCACCGGCGGCACCGTGAAGCTCGACAGCCTGTCCAAGGCGTATTGGCAAAAGGCTTATCTGAGCGCCAAGCGTGTTCTGCAGCCTGAACACCTGGCGCGCAATCCGTAA
- a CDS encoding class I SAM-dependent methyltransferase, protein MTARTLNLDDDLYQYLLDVSLRETPLLKRLRDETQALPMARWQVAPEQGQFLALLVKLTGARRLLEVGTFTGYSALCMAAALPADGSLICCDIPGDYNATARRYWQEAGLAGQIDLRLAPALETLAELERQGQGGQYDLVFIDADKANYPAYLEHALRLLRVGGLAVFDNTLWSGRVLEASPESADTRAIQALNRALKDDVRLDLSLLPLGDGLTLCRKN, encoded by the coding sequence ATGACTGCTCGCACGCTCAATCTCGACGACGACCTGTACCAATACCTGCTCGATGTTTCCCTGCGCGAAACGCCACTGCTCAAGCGCTTGCGCGATGAGACCCAGGCGCTGCCAATGGCACGCTGGCAGGTGGCGCCTGAGCAGGGGCAGTTTCTTGCTTTGCTGGTGAAACTGACGGGGGCCAGGCGTTTGCTCGAGGTCGGTACCTTTACCGGCTACAGCGCGCTGTGCATGGCGGCGGCGTTGCCCGCTGACGGTTCGCTGATTTGCTGTGACATCCCCGGCGACTACAACGCCACCGCACGGCGCTACTGGCAAGAAGCGGGGCTGGCCGGGCAGATTGACCTGCGGCTGGCCCCGGCGCTGGAAACCCTCGCCGAGCTTGAGCGACAAGGGCAGGGCGGGCAGTACGACCTGGTGTTCATCGATGCCGACAAGGCCAACTACCCGGCTTATCTGGAGCACGCCCTGCGTTTGCTGCGGGTCGGTGGGCTGGCGGTGTTCGATAACACCCTGTGGAGCGGGCGCGTGCTTGAGGCCAGCCCCGAGAGCGCGGACACCCGGGCGATCCAGGCACTCAACCGGGCGTTGAAGGATGATGTGCGGCTGGATCTGTCGTTGTTGCCGTTGGGTGATGGTTTAACTCTGTGCCGCAAAAACTGA
- a CDS encoding sorbosone dehydrogenase family protein, translated as MRTPPLVLVIALGAGLAACGETSRLQVSDGTGPSPRLPEPNKTLVPTVNIAPAIGWPQGAKPIAARGTQVAAFAEDLDHPRWLYVLPNGDVLVAETSAPPKPEDGKGIRGWVMKKVMGRAGAGVPSANRITLLRDKDHDGVAETRTVFLQNLNSPFGMTLVGNDLYVADTDRLLRFHYESGDTQIKSPPVKVVDLPGGPLNHHWTKNVIASKDGSKLYVTVGSNSNVAENGMDKEEGRAAIWEVDRATGQQRIFASGLRNPNGMAWEPHSGALWTAVNERDEIGSDLVPDYITSVKDGAFYGWPYSYYGQHVDIRVEPQNPDLVAKAITPDYAVGPHTASLGLTFAENSKLPPPFTQGAFIGQHGSWNRNPHSGYKVIFVPFSAGKPVGKPVEVLTGFLNDKEQAMGRPVGVVIDRQGDLLVADDVGNKVWRVSAVK; from the coding sequence ATGCGCACGCCCCCGCTCGTTCTCGTTATCGCGCTTGGCGCAGGACTCGCCGCTTGTGGCGAGACCTCCCGCCTGCAAGTCTCCGACGGTACCGGCCCGTCACCCCGACTACCAGAACCCAACAAGACACTGGTTCCGACCGTAAACATCGCCCCGGCCATCGGCTGGCCACAGGGGGCGAAACCCATCGCCGCCAGGGGCACGCAAGTGGCCGCTTTTGCCGAAGACCTGGATCACCCCCGCTGGCTTTATGTGCTGCCCAATGGCGACGTGTTGGTAGCGGAAACCAGTGCACCACCCAAACCCGAAGACGGTAAAGGCATTCGCGGCTGGGTCATGAAGAAAGTCATGGGCCGCGCCGGGGCCGGTGTGCCCAGCGCCAACCGCATCACCTTGCTGCGCGACAAGGACCACGACGGCGTCGCGGAAACCCGCACGGTGTTTCTGCAAAACCTCAACTCGCCCTTTGGCATGACCCTGGTCGGCAATGACCTGTATGTGGCCGACACTGATCGCCTGCTGCGCTTTCACTATGAAAGTGGCGATACGCAGATCAAGTCGCCGCCGGTTAAAGTGGTCGACTTGCCGGGTGGCCCGCTGAACCATCACTGGACCAAAAACGTCATCGCCAGCAAGGACGGCAGCAAGCTGTACGTCACCGTAGGTTCCAACAGCAACGTCGCCGAAAACGGCATGGACAAGGAAGAAGGTCGCGCGGCGATCTGGGAAGTGGATCGCGCTACGGGCCAGCAGCGGATATTTGCCTCAGGCCTGCGCAACCCCAACGGCATGGCCTGGGAACCGCACAGTGGCGCGTTGTGGACCGCGGTCAACGAACGGGATGAAATCGGCAGTGACCTGGTACCGGACTACATCACCTCGGTGAAAGACGGCGCTTTTTATGGCTGGCCGTACAGTTACTACGGCCAGCATGTCGATATTCGCGTCGAGCCGCAAAACCCGGACCTGGTGGCCAAGGCTATCACCCCGGACTACGCTGTCGGCCCGCACACGGCATCACTGGGCCTGACCTTCGCCGAAAACAGCAAGCTGCCGCCGCCGTTCACCCAAGGGGCATTCATCGGGCAGCACGGCTCATGGAACCGCAACCCCCACAGTGGCTACAAAGTGATTTTCGTGCCATTCAGTGCAGGCAAACCTGTCGGAAAGCCCGTTGAAGTGCTCACAGGTTTTCTCAACGACAAGGAACAGGCCATGGGCCGCCCGGTGGGCGTGGTGATCGACCGGCAGGGCGACCTGTTGGTGGCCGATGATGTGGGGAACAAGGTGTGGCGGGTTTCGGCAGTCAAGTAA
- the cobO gene encoding cob(I)yrinic acid a,c-diamide adenosyltransferase yields MTDTPDRDERHLARMQRKKAVIDERIANSPNECGLLLVLTGNGKGKSSSAFGMLARAMGHGMQCGVVQFIKGRNSTGEELFFRRFPEQVRFHVMGEGFTWETQDRQRDIAAAEAAWAVSRELLRDPSIGLVVLDELNIALKHGYLDLDQVLSDLQARPPMQHVVVTGRAAKPEMIEMADTVTEMGVIKHAFQAGIKAQKGVEL; encoded by the coding sequence ATGACTGATACCCCCGATCGTGACGAACGCCACCTGGCGCGCATGCAGCGCAAAAAAGCCGTGATCGACGAGCGCATCGCCAATTCCCCGAACGAGTGTGGCCTGCTGCTGGTGCTGACCGGCAACGGCAAGGGCAAGAGCAGTTCGGCCTTCGGCATGCTTGCCCGCGCCATGGGGCACGGCATGCAGTGCGGCGTAGTGCAGTTCATCAAGGGCCGCAACAGCACGGGCGAAGAGTTGTTCTTCCGGCGCTTTCCCGAGCAGGTGCGTTTTCATGTGATGGGTGAAGGTTTTACCTGGGAAACCCAGGACCGCCAGCGCGACATCGCCGCCGCCGAAGCCGCCTGGGCGGTGTCCCGGGAACTGCTGCGCGATCCATCCATCGGTCTGGTGGTGCTGGATGAACTGAACATCGCCCTCAAGCACGGCTACCTCGATCTCGATCAAGTGCTCAGCGACTTGCAGGCCCGACCACCGATGCAACACGTGGTGGTCACCGGTCGTGCCGCCAAGCCGGAAATGATCGAGATGGCTGACACCGTCACCGAAATGGGCGTGATCAAACACGCCTTTCAAGCCGGGATCAAAGCGCAGAAAGGCGTCGAATTGTGA